TTGTAGAAAGTGCCGGCAATCACCCCTGCCTTACTGACGGCCAACTGTAAAACCATATTAGTCTCTTCTGAATCCGCATTGGTAATCGCATACACTCCGAGTGGCATCCAGTCTGTCTGATCATCTGCAGCATCTGATGTATCTTTCGGAACCGAGTCTGCCAAAGTCACCGCCTGCTGATAATATTCATCTGCTGTCGCGACGGGCTGATCTCCATAATAGACCGAGTTATCCTGGTAGTAAATATTTTCACCGTAATCATAATAGGATGGGGTATTCCACCAGCCGGTGAACCAGCCGGTCAAAGCAACCGCAGTCACAGGTCGCCACCAGTAGCCCGCAGGGTAACGCCCCCAGCCATGCTGATAACGCCAGGCAGGGCTGTTCCAACCAGGACGATTCGTCCACCACGAACGGTTAAATGCATTCACGTGACGACCATTCCAGTTATTCCGGACGTTATTTCCGACACGAACATTGTTCTTATTGATCTGATTGATCGAAATATTATTCTTACCAGGTCCTCGGTTATTTCTGACATTGATGTTATTTCGATCGCCACTACCGGGACGATTGACGATATCAGGTCGATTTCCGTTACCGGGACGGTTCCCATCCCCGGGGCGATTTCCAGGTCGGTTACCAATCACCGGCGGTTTCCCACTGCCGGGTCGGTTCACAATATTAGAACCATTTCCGATCTCGGGACGATTGCCGCTTCCTGGGCGATTTCCTGAGCTGCCATTACCAGGTAAATTCAAAAAGTCCTGTAGCTGCCCCTGGCTGGGACGACTCCCAAAATCAGGGCGATTTCCACTACCAGGTCGGTTACTCAGATTCGGACGCTTTCCGCCACCGGAATTATTTCCCAAATTGGGTCGATTATTGCCACCGGGACGATTATTGAAATTCGGACGGTTTCCAGTAGAAGGTCGGTTATTGAGATTTGGTCGATTTCCCCCACTGGGTCTACTGGTGGGACGCGATGCAGACGGTCGTTGTTGCGGCCGGCTCATCGAAGGACTCCTGCCACCGCCTCCTCCACTAAAGCTGCGGCCTCCACCGCCACGGGCTCCTCCGCCCCCGCGGGCTCCTCCTCCACCTCCGCGGCCGCCACGGGCATAAATATCTTCGGAGATCAGAGAGAGGGAAAGAATTCCCACAAGTATTGCAATACAGGGAGTTTTCATAATTGTCTCACCTTTAAATAACATAAAATATTGATCGCGATGACAGATGTTGTCATAGTCTTTATGGCTGACGCACCACTGTAATTTCATCAATTCCAGGAAGCAGGATACCATCTACTTCACGCCCGAGAGAACGAAACGTAAACTTGTTCTCATCCACTTTTGTCATGATATTAATCCCGGATGCTTTTTCACCATTTGCCAGAACCTGCAGGGTGCGAATCGTCCACTGGTTCTCTTTCTGTGTCCACATGCCTACTCCAAAACCACCTTCTGAATCGAATAACCAGGAACGAATGGTCTGTTTGTCCGGATCCCAGCCAATGACCTGTGTTCCTTCCATCTCAACACGATCTTCAATATGCACTTTGAATGAACGGGTGATGAAATTTTTGTTTTTTGTCCAGCGACAGATAGTTTCTACTGTCGATTCATCGCTGGCATCAACCCAGGTACCAATCATCCATTCCAGAGGTTTGAGCTGTTCATAATGTGAATGAGGAACAACAACTTCTGTTTCTTTGACACTATCCAGCTTCCAGCCTGCAGGTGTTTTCACGTGGACTGCCGAATATTCAGTCACTTCCGGTTCCTGTCCAGGAATCAGCACCCGCGCCACCCCTTCTTCAACAGCAACACCGGGTGAAATGAACTGAATCCCAACACTATCCAGTTCCATTTTCACGTCAGGTGTTGTTTTGAAATATTCGGTAAAGCTTTTTTCCAGAGCATCATGTCCGGTCAATGTTTCACCTGCCGGTGTCACAAATTCCCCCGTTGGAGTCCAATGCGCAGCGACGCCTTTGGCATCTCCTTTGTCAAATGCGGTCTTATAAGAATTTATCGCGGCGCGAATAGCCGTTTCATCTGCAGAGGGAGCTGGCGTATCTGAATCAGTTTCCGCAGCAGAAACTGACACTCCTCCCCAGAACAGAAACAGCAACAGAAATTTCATTTGACGCATTCTTGTATCTCCATATTTTACAGTTTTCTTATTGAAATCCGAGGAAGATCCCCGGAATTCATTACCGAACAAAATTAGATCGCATCGCTCTTAATCAACGAATCTGTCGTACTATTATTCTCGGGCTTTATGCCCCTGGAGGACGCTACCGTAAACTTGGACTCATACTAAATACCCTGAAAAGACGACAGCTATCCCAGTTGCAGGTTAATTGGAGCATCCCGATACTCATTGCCAGCAGCCTGGCTGCAGATGCACTAGTCATCCTGCAAAGATGTTAAATGGCTGTCACTGAACACATCCAGAAAAAGGTGAGAGAATTTATGCATTGAGAGTAGAAGTTGGGTTTGCCCCCGATTGCTTCAGTTTCGCATAATTGGAACAGTTTCGCCAGAATTCATTTCCTGCAAAGCTCGGGATTTATCAAAATATCAAAATCAGAATTCAGAAAACATACATCATTAGTTATTCATATGTGATGTTGTGCGAAGTCCAGCTCACCTGCTATCTGAGCGTTCTTAACGGTAACCAGAAATCTAAAGCAATTTCAGCCAGCCATTCCAGATTTATTCTTCTAGACAGTGTCCAGTCTGGTGAAATCGAGCGATTGGGATATCGCGTTCCGATTTCATTAGAAGTGGGGAACTGTTTTGATCTGCTCGATTTTAGAGAGACTATCCTGAATCTCCTGATCATCGGGAAACTGTTGTTTCAAAATCAGATAGTTCTCTTCTGCATGCGAAAGCATGTTATAGAACAACTGCAATTTTGCCAGTTGCTTTCGGACTTCTGAATCATCCGGATCATACTCGTGTGCACGTCCCAGAAGCCTGAGTGCTTTCCCGGGAACTCCCTCCGACTGATAAATTGCTGCCAGTTTTAATAGGGAATCTCGTGTTTCTGAATCCCACCGCTGATTTTGAAATTCGGGTGACCTGCTCTGCCCTTCAAAGAGTTTATTAAAGAACTGTTCCTGTTGAATCATAGTCACCAGGGTCGACGCATCCTCGTGCTCAGTATCACTGATTTTCTTTAGCCCGGACAGAGCCTGATCAGGATGGCCATTAACCAAATACAGCCTCGCCTGTAAAATACGAGCACTATCCTTGTCTTGTTCTGTTGCCACTTCAGATTCCAGAATTTTCTGTACATACTTCATCGCATGCTCATATCGCGCCAGTTTCCAGTAATTCCCGGCGATTACAAGATCTTTATCGGGCTCAGCGTCCTTCTGCCCCTGGTCAGAATCTTTTTTCTGCTCCAACATCTTTTGGGCATATTCATAACCTCGCTGAATATTACCTCGATGCAGTTTGGAATTTGGCATTAAAGAAGCTTTCCGAAATTCATCCAATGCAATTTCATACTGCTTAATCCCGACATACGCCCACCCCTGCAAGCAAACGATGCGAACATCATTGATCTGTTTTTTCTGTAGTTCCTGAATCAGTTCAATAGCTTCTTGATATTTCTGTGCTGCCTGCAATTGTTCAAGATACCCTATCTGACAGGAGAACTGGTCGGGGTTTTTCTCATAAGCCCGTCGGGCAATTTCCATGGACTCCTCTTCACGCCAGTACTGATGGCGCACTGTTCCTTCATAGTTTGGCTGGACTTCAATCACCATCACCCCTTTCTCTGCATATACGGGGGTCAGCCGATAAACCGGATCAGAATCGAGTAAATACCATTTAAACGCTCCGACATAATTACGATCATAACACACCAGATACTTCGCTGAGAAAGACTGAATCTGTTGATGAAGTTCTTCAGCATTAAACAACTCCAGGTGGGCTAATTGCTGAAATCGATGTGCGCTGATCGCCGTATCAGTCCGCCTGGTCAAAACCCGAGCTGCGGGATCCGAATGTTTCTGAATCCAGTTTCCGGCTGCAACGAAATTACAGAAATTATGCCCGGGAAATTCGGTCTCGTAGAACGAGTCTCCCATTGAAATCATTTTCTGATTTGCATCAACCAGCCTCAGATCGGTACTGATCTGTGTGATTCCCAATATGAAACATCCGAGAATCAGAGCCCCGGCCAGAACCCGTTTCCCCCAAACAACGAACGGCGTTGCTCTGGCTCCCAGTGCAGATATTCCAGATGGCAAGTATGCCAGGAGAACAGGAATGAGCGGCAGTGTGAACCGTAATTGTAACCACGGCCAGACCGAAAGTATGAAAAAGGTAAGCAGCAGGTAATAAAAACTGACAGCCCCCCCTCTGCTCCATTTTTTCAGCATTCCATACACCGCTACAGAAATGATAATCAGACTTACCAGTAGATAAATTAACTGGGACCCCGGCAGTACAAAGTTGTCATTCAATACCACACGTTCGTATTCAGGAAGTTCGCCCGGCATCCCCGGAAAGATTTTCTG
The sequence above is a segment of the Gimesia algae genome. Coding sequences within it:
- a CDS encoding YybH family protein, whose amino-acid sequence is MRQMKFLLLFLFWGGVSVSAAETDSDTPAPSADETAIRAAINSYKTAFDKGDAKGVAAHWTPTGEFVTPAGETLTGHDALEKSFTEYFKTTPDVKMELDSVGIQFISPGVAVEEGVARVLIPGQEPEVTEYSAVHVKTPAGWKLDSVKETEVVVPHSHYEQLKPLEWMIGTWVDASDESTVETICRWTKNKNFITRSFKVHIEDRVEMEGTQVIGWDPDKQTIRSWLFDSEGGFGVGMWTQKENQWTIRTLQVLANGEKASGINIMTKVDENKFTFRSLGREVDGILLPGIDEITVVRQP